Proteins encoded within one genomic window of Candidatus Sulfotelmatobacter sp.:
- a CDS encoding carbamoyl-phosphate synthase domain-containing protein, which translates to MTQAQLVLEDGRAFTGQRFGALTDTEGEVVFNTSMTGYQEILGDPSYAGQIVVMTYPMIGNYGIAAEDFESRQPFLKGLIVKEPSRIASNWRKQRTLDDYLEAHGVPGFCDLDTRALVRHLRTHGSKRGVIGDSATPVEQLAERARAVPSMAGCDLAQAVT; encoded by the coding sequence ATGACCCAGGCCCAACTCGTCCTCGAAGACGGCCGCGCGTTCACCGGCCAGCGGTTCGGCGCGCTCACCGACACCGAAGGTGAAGTGGTTTTCAACACTTCGATGACCGGCTATCAGGAGATCCTGGGCGATCCCTCCTACGCCGGTCAGATCGTGGTCATGACCTACCCGATGATCGGGAACTACGGCATCGCTGCCGAGGACTTCGAGTCGCGCCAGCCGTTCCTGAAAGGTCTGATCGTCAAGGAGCCGAGCCGCATCGCCAGCAACTGGCGCAAGCAGCGCACACTCGACGACTACCTCGAAGCGCACGGTGTGCCGGGCTTCTGCGATCTCGACACCAGGGCGCTGGTGCGCCATCTGCGCACTCACGGCTCCAAGCGCGGCGTCATCGGCGATTCCGCGACGCCGGTCGAGCAGCTGGCCGAGCGCGCGCGCGCCGTGCCCTCGATGGCGGGTTGCGATCTCGCGCAGGCGGTGACGC